One genomic window of Methanosalsum zhilinae DSM 4017 includes the following:
- a CDS encoding L-lactate MFS transporter produces the protein MNSDPKKIDGTIFGLNAEKGRWIMVFLGMVINICLGSIYAWSVFVEPLTDHFFLELGIEVTANEVLLPFSVFLAAFAITMPLAGRYIDEWGPRKATIIGGLLTGSGWLLASTVQSVEMLYLVYGLVGGTGVGIAYGVPVAVSARWFPDRRGTAVGMTVLGFGFSAFISANAAGYLIPLIGVMDTFRFFGIVFLIVITLSALPLKFPPAGWLPIGYAVQDSRADHLSEYTRSDMVRTSTFYGLWICYFIGCLAGLMAISIAQPVGTQLAGVTSALATTMVGVFAIFNGGGRPVFGWLTDRLLPGRAALFSFLLIAAASFMIWIFPSPLTYVVAFSILWGCLGGWLAIAPTATAHYFGIYDYPRCYGVVFLAYGGGAIAGPQLAGFIKVSTGEYIGVFPYVILLAIAGAIVAYFLLRPVNAKR, from the coding sequence GTCGATGGATCATGGTCTTTCTTGGCATGGTCATAAACATCTGTCTTGGAAGTATCTATGCATGGAGTGTCTTTGTTGAACCTCTTACTGACCATTTCTTTCTGGAACTTGGAATAGAAGTAACTGCAAACGAGGTTCTTCTTCCATTCTCTGTGTTTCTTGCAGCATTTGCCATAACAATGCCTCTGGCAGGAAGATATATTGATGAATGGGGTCCAAGAAAAGCCACAATCATTGGAGGTCTTCTTACAGGCTCTGGCTGGCTGCTTGCTTCTACCGTACAATCTGTTGAAATGCTTTATCTGGTATATGGTTTAGTTGGAGGCACCGGAGTTGGAATTGCTTACGGTGTTCCTGTTGCAGTCTCAGCACGCTGGTTTCCAGACAGGCGTGGAACTGCTGTAGGTATGACTGTACTTGGTTTTGGTTTTTCAGCATTTATCAGTGCAAATGCAGCAGGTTATCTTATTCCTTTAATTGGTGTTATGGATACTTTCAGATTTTTTGGCATAGTTTTTTTGATCGTGATAACTCTGTCAGCACTTCCCCTTAAATTTCCTCCTGCAGGATGGCTTCCAATAGGATATGCTGTTCAGGATTCCAGAGCTGATCACCTATCTGAATATACCAGAAGCGATATGGTCCGAACTTCCACTTTTTATGGTCTATGGATATGTTATTTTATTGGATGCCTTGCCGGACTTATGGCTATCTCGATTGCACAGCCTGTAGGCACACAGCTTGCTGGTGTTACTTCCGCACTGGCTACAACAATGGTTGGTGTTTTTGCTATATTCAATGGTGGAGGCAGGCCGGTATTTGGCTGGCTAACTGACCGCTTGCTGCCTGGAAGGGCTGCATTATTCTCATTTCTGCTCATTGCAGCAGCTTCATTTATGATCTGGATATTTCCTTCTCCTCTAACGTATGTAGTTGCCTTCAGTATTTTATGGGGATGTCTTGGAGGATGGCTTGCAATCGCGCCAACCGCCACAGCACATTATTTTGGGATATATGATTATCCAAGGTGCTATGGAGTTGTTTTTCTTGCATATGGCGGCGGAGCAATAGCTGGTCCCCAACTTGCCGGATTCATTAAAGTCAGTACAGGTGAATATATTGGAGTATTTCCATATGTGATTCTCCTGGCAATTGCAGGCGCGATTGTGGCCTATTTCCTTCTTCGACCTGTAAATGCTAAAAGATGA